The proteins below come from a single Chryseobacterium capnotolerans genomic window:
- a CDS encoding DUF6438 domain-containing protein encodes MDKKIITVLFFIIHHYYFSQSNTSKIDSLGTISEVESFIRSCSKSKDDFLSEFTLKTIKDFDNEIISQKIKKKAKILGVNKSFYKGDFNHDGRTDLLFIGDNKSCIQTSMDSEKETSCNTSVKVIFDLASGYVLQDVMRRHRDFTIPKVIKIGGMDYINIYYEDNSMFSNTPEKMLSKILTYKFDDFIEYNPQPKKYSIKQISYEAGPCYGTCPMFKLELNKNKISTFTALAFNFIDDNDPEAAANAIGNLNKGKNEGIFKSQIKPSDFAAIEELLNYIDFPNLNDSYSISATDNPSSTLTIVYNTGKIKKIQDYGLVGTYGLKNLYKILFNLRLNQEWKKVE; translated from the coding sequence ATGGATAAGAAAATAATTACAGTTTTATTTTTTATAATTCATCACTATTACTTCTCACAAAGTAATACTTCAAAAATAGACAGCCTCGGAACCATTTCCGAGGTTGAGTCTTTTATAAGATCCTGTTCCAAAAGCAAAGATGATTTTCTCTCTGAATTTACATTGAAAACAATTAAAGATTTTGATAATGAAATTATTTCTCAAAAAATTAAGAAAAAAGCAAAAATCTTAGGGGTCAACAAAAGTTTTTACAAAGGGGATTTCAATCATGATGGCAGAACCGATCTCCTTTTTATAGGTGATAATAAAAGCTGTATACAAACTTCCATGGACTCAGAAAAAGAGACCTCATGTAATACCAGTGTGAAGGTAATCTTCGACCTAGCATCGGGATATGTACTTCAAGATGTAATGCGACGTCATCGTGATTTTACCATTCCAAAAGTCATCAAAATTGGTGGAATGGACTATATTAACATCTATTATGAAGATAACAGTATGTTTTCTAATACACCCGAAAAAATGTTATCTAAAATTCTAACCTATAAATTTGATGATTTCATAGAATACAATCCCCAGCCGAAAAAGTATTCCATTAAACAGATTTCTTATGAAGCAGGACCATGCTACGGAACCTGCCCCATGTTTAAATTAGAGCTCAATAAAAATAAGATTTCTACATTCACAGCACTTGCTTTTAACTTCATAGATGATAATGATCCAGAAGCAGCTGCTAATGCAATCGGAAATTTAAATAAAGGTAAAAATGAAGGGATTTTTAAAAGTCAGATAAAACCTTCTGACTTTGCTGCTATTGAAGAGCTATTGAATTATATTGATTTTCCAAACCTCAATGACAGCTATTCAATCTCCGCAACTGATAATCCATCCTCTACCCTTACAATTGTCTACAATACTGGAAAAATAAAGAAGATTCAGGATTATGGGTTGGTAGGAACCTATGGGCTTAAAAATCTTTATAAAATCTTATTCAATCTAAGACTCAATCAAGAATGGAAAAAGGTAGAATGA
- a CDS encoding DEAD/DEAH box helicase has product MNFTDLNLIEPIAKAIKEQGYTTPTPIQERSIPEILQGKDFLGCAQTGTGKTAAFAIPILQNLSKNKIPNKNIKALILTPTRELAIQIEENIHAYGKYLPLKELVIFGGVKQGNQEAALKKGVDILVATPGRLLDFIAQGIISLKNLEIFVLDEADRMLDMGFVHDVKRIIKLLPQKRQTLFFSATMPGEIQKLANSILNNPVKVEVTPVSSTADTIQQSVYFVEKDNKLNLLSHILQNDISDSALVFSRTKHGADKIARKLQKDNISAEAIHGNKSQNARQNALNNFKSGKTRVLVATDIAARGIDIDELKFVINFELSDVSETYVHRIGRTGRAGAEGNSISFVDGLDLLNLKNTEKLIGKKIPVIKNHPFHTDDLVAQKRDSNNKPMAAGREKSQRPNSNSRPTNNNRNKKKPNTSETPSTGFKKPKNKNFTRKK; this is encoded by the coding sequence TTGAATTTTACAGACTTAAACTTAATAGAACCTATTGCTAAAGCAATCAAGGAACAAGGATATACAACTCCAACCCCCATTCAGGAAAGATCTATTCCTGAAATTTTACAAGGCAAAGACTTTTTAGGCTGTGCACAGACAGGAACAGGAAAAACTGCCGCTTTTGCTATTCCTATTCTACAGAATCTATCTAAAAATAAAATACCTAATAAAAATATTAAAGCCTTAATTCTTACGCCAACCAGAGAGCTGGCAATTCAGATTGAGGAAAACATTCATGCTTACGGTAAATATCTTCCCTTAAAAGAGCTTGTTATCTTTGGAGGGGTAAAACAGGGTAATCAGGAAGCAGCGTTAAAAAAAGGGGTTGATATTTTGGTCGCTACTCCGGGAAGACTTCTTGACTTCATTGCACAAGGGATTATCAGCTTAAAAAATCTTGAAATATTTGTTCTTGATGAAGCAGACAGAATGCTTGATATGGGATTTGTGCACGATGTAAAAAGAATCATCAAGCTTTTACCGCAAAAAAGACAGACCCTGTTCTTCTCTGCAACAATGCCGGGAGAAATCCAAAAATTGGCTAACTCTATCCTGAACAATCCTGTAAAGGTAGAAGTTACCCCTGTATCTTCTACTGCAGATACTATTCAGCAATCTGTTTACTTTGTTGAAAAGGACAACAAACTGAATCTTTTATCTCATATTCTTCAAAATGATATTTCAGATTCTGCACTGGTATTTTCCAGAACAAAGCATGGCGCTGATAAAATTGCCAGAAAGCTTCAAAAAGACAATATCTCTGCAGAAGCTATTCACGGGAACAAATCTCAAAATGCAAGACAGAATGCCCTTAATAATTTTAAATCTGGGAAAACGAGAGTTCTGGTAGCTACTGATATTGCTGCAAGAGGAATTGATATTGATGAACTGAAATTCGTTATCAATTTTGAACTCTCTGATGTTTCTGAAACGTATGTACACAGAATTGGTAGAACAGGTAGAGCCGGAGCAGAAGGAAATTCTATTTCTTTTGTAGACGGGCTGGATCTTCTCAATCTGAAAAATACAGAAAAGCTGATCGGAAAGAAAATTCCTGTTATCAAGAACCACCCATTCCATACGGATGATCTTGTAGCACAGAAAAGAGATTCTAATAATAAGCCGATGGCAGCTGGTAGAGAGAAATCACAACGACCTAATAGTAACTCCAGACCTACCAATAATAATAGAAATAAAAAGAAGCCCAACACTTCTGAAACACCTTCTACTGGATTTAAAAAGCCTAAGAATAAGAATTTCACCAGAAAAAAATAA
- a CDS encoding TatD family hydrolase: MIDTHTHLYAEEFDEDRKEAIQRALDKGISEFYLPAIDSESHEKMLQLETEYPGQIFSMMGLHPCYVKPESWEKELEIVKNYLDQRHFPAIGEIGIDLYWDKTTLDIQVKAFEQQIDWAIEKDLAIVIHTRESFDETFEVLERKKHPKLRGIFHCFSGNLEQAQHAIDLNFILGIGGVVTFKNGKIDQFLNEVPLDKIVLETDSPYLAPVPHRGKRNESSYLDLVAGKLVDIYGKDFSEIDRSTTENAKKMFVNS, from the coding sequence ATGATTGATACACATACCCATTTATACGCAGAAGAATTTGATGAAGACAGAAAAGAGGCTATTCAAAGAGCTTTAGATAAAGGAATCTCAGAATTTTATCTTCCGGCTATTGATTCCGAATCCCATGAGAAGATGCTGCAGCTGGAAACTGAATATCCCGGACAGATTTTTTCTATGATGGGACTTCATCCTTGCTATGTAAAACCGGAATCCTGGGAAAAAGAATTAGAGATTGTTAAGAATTATCTTGACCAAAGACATTTTCCTGCGATAGGGGAGATTGGAATCGATTTATACTGGGATAAAACAACTCTGGATATTCAGGTAAAAGCTTTTGAACAGCAGATTGATTGGGCCATAGAAAAAGACCTGGCGATTGTGATCCATACCAGAGAAAGTTTTGATGAAACGTTTGAAGTGTTGGAAAGAAAAAAACATCCTAAATTAAGAGGAATCTTCCATTGCTTTTCCGGAAATTTAGAACAGGCACAACATGCGATTGACCTTAATTTCATTTTAGGAATCGGTGGAGTAGTGACTTTTAAAAACGGGAAAATAGATCAGTTTTTAAATGAAGTACCTTTAGATAAAATCGTATTAGAGACAGATTCACCTTATCTGGCACCTGTTCCACACAGAGGAAAAAGGAATGAAAGTTCATATCTTGATCTGGTAGCTGGGAAATTGGTAGATATTTATGGTAAAGACTTCTCTGAAATAGATAGAAGTACTACTGAAAATGCGAAAAAAATGTTCGTCAACAGTTAA
- a CDS encoding DUF4269 domain-containing protein: MIDFTKIDYLKTGNDKQRRVYALLARHRIFEKLKEYSPILSGTIPIEIDIEGSDLDLIFEVDLKFEEDFLDDLMLSRFIPYDLEVKYPIVNGEKCITLNFMLDGLPVEIFGQNKPTIQQNAYLHMIAEYKILQEKGEEFKQKIIELKKQGIKTEPAFGILLGLENPYEDLLKL; encoded by the coding sequence ATGATTGATTTTACAAAGATTGATTATTTGAAAACAGGAAATGACAAACAAAGAAGAGTATATGCACTTCTTGCAAGGCATCGTATTTTTGAAAAATTAAAAGAGTATTCACCCATTTTATCAGGAACCATTCCTATTGAAATTGATATTGAAGGAAGTGATCTGGATCTTATTTTTGAGGTAGACTTAAAATTTGAGGAAGATTTTCTGGATGATTTAATGTTGAGTCGGTTTATTCCTTATGATCTAGAAGTGAAATACCCCATTGTAAATGGTGAAAAATGCATTACATTAAATTTTATGTTGGATGGGCTTCCCGTTGAGATTTTCGGACAGAATAAACCTACGATTCAGCAGAATGCCTACCTTCATATGATTGCTGAATATAAAATATTACAGGAAAAAGGAGAAGAATTTAAACAGAAAATAATAGAACTTAAAAAACAAGGAATCAAAACAGAACCAGCTTTCGGAATATTACTGGGTCTTGAAAATCCTTATGAAGATCTATTAAAATTGTAA
- a CDS encoding GSCFA domain-containing protein — protein MKFRTEVDIPKSEKKIEIEDRIFSIGSCFASEMTELLKDGQLQTLNNPFGTIFNPFSINNAVKRLHDSEFYIEDELIIYNEEYISLDHHTSFDTRYIHQTLDKINGKIEVGNAFLQEADWIIITYGSSFIYEFLPKQKLVANCHKIPQKFFEKRLLSHQELTGSIYNTILELKDICKEGVQILFSVSPVRHTKDGMVENQLSKSKLITAIHESISLFEDCHYLPVYEILMDDLRDYRFYKEDMIHPSTQAVNYIFDKFGDSYFSEETKEFIKENFKIMRALEHKTNDVKDPKFIDFREKLDQRIENQRKKVKHTIFK, from the coding sequence ATGAAGTTCAGAACAGAAGTTGATATCCCAAAATCAGAGAAAAAAATAGAAATTGAAGACCGAATATTTTCAATTGGTTCCTGTTTTGCCTCTGAAATGACCGAATTGCTGAAAGATGGCCAACTTCAAACCCTTAATAATCCTTTTGGAACGATTTTTAATCCCTTTTCTATCAATAATGCGGTAAAAAGGCTTCATGATTCAGAGTTTTATATTGAAGATGAACTGATTATCTATAATGAAGAATACATTTCATTGGATCATCACACCAGTTTTGATACCAGGTATATTCACCAGACTCTGGATAAGATTAATGGTAAGATAGAAGTAGGAAATGCCTTTCTTCAGGAAGCAGACTGGATTATTATTACTTACGGATCCTCTTTTATCTACGAGTTTCTTCCAAAACAAAAATTAGTTGCTAACTGCCATAAAATTCCACAAAAGTTCTTTGAGAAGAGATTGTTATCCCATCAGGAACTTACAGGTTCCATTTACAATACCATTCTTGAGCTTAAGGACATTTGCAAAGAGGGCGTTCAGATTTTATTTTCCGTTTCTCCGGTAAGGCATACCAAAGATGGAATGGTGGAGAACCAGTTGAGCAAATCCAAACTAATTACAGCGATTCATGAATCTATTTCTCTATTTGAAGACTGTCATTATCTGCCGGTGTATGAAATTTTAATGGATGACCTCCGGGATTATCGTTTCTATAAAGAAGATATGATTCATCCGAGTACTCAAGCTGTTAATTATATATTTGATAAGTTTGGAGACTCTTATTTTTCAGAGGAAACCAAAGAATTTATCAAAGAAAATTTTAAGATCATGAGAGCATTGGAACATAAAACCAATGATGTGAAAGATCCTAAATTTATAGATTTCAGAGAAAAACTGGATCAGAGAATAGAAAACCAACGGAAAAAAGTAAAACATACTATATTCAAATGA
- a CDS encoding polyprenyl synthetase family protein: MEFLDRYQQIVGDAINKYTFKDKPTELYEPMNYIISHGGKRLRPIMVLMACDLFGGDLKQAIKPALAIEFFHNFTLIHDDIMDEAPLRRNKPTIHTLHGINVGILSGDGLMLKAYKFFEDLEPEIFKACIRIFTHTGLLLCEGQQYDINFETQENVTFDDYIRMITYKTGVLSASSFEIGALIAKADFKDAKAIFNFGKHIGIAFQIMDDYLDVFGDQAQFGKKHAGDIYENKKTVLYLLAREHATDEERKELDYWYSKKTDNIDKIYGVEKIFRRTKVDEKALRLIEKHNEIGQSYLQKIDIPEEKKKPFIELANYLLRRES; the protein is encoded by the coding sequence ATGGAATTTTTAGACAGATACCAGCAGATTGTTGGGGACGCCATCAATAAGTACACTTTTAAAGATAAACCTACGGAGCTGTATGAGCCGATGAACTATATCATTTCCCACGGTGGAAAACGTCTTCGTCCCATTATGGTGCTGATGGCTTGTGATCTGTTCGGAGGAGACCTGAAGCAGGCAATAAAACCAGCTTTAGCCATCGAGTTTTTCCATAATTTTACCCTGATCCATGATGATATTATGGATGAGGCGCCTTTAAGAAGAAATAAGCCTACAATCCACACTTTGCACGGGATCAATGTGGGAATTCTTTCAGGAGACGGATTAATGCTTAAAGCTTATAAATTCTTTGAAGATCTTGAACCTGAAATTTTCAAGGCTTGTATCAGAATCTTTACTCATACAGGGCTTCTTTTATGTGAAGGACAACAATACGATATCAACTTCGAAACTCAGGAAAATGTAACTTTTGATGATTATATCAGAATGATTACTTATAAAACCGGAGTATTGAGTGCTTCTTCTTTTGAGATCGGAGCTTTAATTGCGAAAGCTGATTTTAAAGACGCAAAAGCGATTTTCAACTTCGGAAAACACATCGGAATAGCATTCCAGATTATGGATGATTATCTGGATGTATTCGGAGATCAGGCGCAGTTTGGTAAAAAGCATGCCGGAGATATCTATGAGAATAAGAAGACCGTTCTTTATCTGTTAGCAAGAGAACATGCTACAGATGAGGAAAGAAAAGAACTGGATTACTGGTATTCTAAAAAAACAGACAATATCGATAAAATCTACGGTGTTGAAAAGATCTTCAGAAGAACAAAAGTGGATGAGAAAGCATTACGTCTGATTGAAAAACACAACGAAATCGGACAAAGCTACCTTCAGAAAATTGATATTCCTGAAGAGAAGAAAAAGCCATTTATTGAGCTTGCCAATTATTTATTAAGAAGAGAAAGCTAA
- a CDS encoding inorganic phosphate transporter: MEFPILLVVIIALALIFDYINGFHDAANSIATIVSTKVLTPFQAVLWAALWNFAAFFIAAYIIGEFKIGNTIAKTVNENFITLEVIFSGLMAAIAWNLLTWWFGIPSSSSHTLIGGFLGAALMHAFMMDYHDVAAAQPGLGFWDTAKEALNQVTHQSVVKFDKVIPIFLFIFMAPIIGMIISIIITLIIVHLYKRSNPHKADQSFKRLQLASSALFSLGHGLNDAQKVMGIIGAALIYYHVEMLHDPIYLNIPAAGRFDYFAQHYIWVPLVSFIAIALGTMSGGWKIIKTMGTKITKVTSLEGVSAETAGAITLFITDHFGIPVSTTHTITGSIIGVGLTKRISAVRWGITVSLLWAWVLTIPISALVAGITYLVVTFLS; the protein is encoded by the coding sequence ATGGAATTTCCGATTTTACTTGTAGTTATTATTGCGTTGGCGTTAATCTTTGATTATATCAATGGTTTCCATGATGCGGCCAACTCGATTGCAACTATCGTATCTACAAAAGTTTTAACTCCATTCCAGGCTGTACTTTGGGCAGCACTTTGGAACTTTGCAGCTTTCTTTATTGCTGCTTATATCATTGGAGAATTCAAAATTGGTAATACAATTGCCAAAACAGTTAACGAGAATTTTATCACACTTGAAGTTATATTTTCCGGTTTGATGGCAGCTATTGCCTGGAATCTTCTGACTTGGTGGTTTGGAATTCCTTCCTCCTCATCACATACCTTAATCGGAGGATTCTTGGGAGCAGCTTTGATGCATGCTTTTATGATGGATTACCACGATGTAGCTGCAGCACAGCCAGGACTTGGATTCTGGGATACTGCGAAAGAAGCTCTTAACCAGGTTACCCATCAAAGTGTTGTTAAGTTTGATAAAGTAATTCCTATTTTCCTGTTCATTTTCATGGCACCGATCATAGGGATGATTATCTCGATCATTATTACGTTAATTATCGTTCACCTTTATAAAAGATCAAACCCACACAAAGCAGACCAATCTTTTAAAAGACTACAGCTTGCTTCTTCGGCTTTATTCAGCTTAGGACACGGTTTGAATGATGCTCAGAAAGTAATGGGGATCATTGGAGCAGCTTTAATTTATTATCATGTCGAAATGCTTCATGATCCAATCTATTTAAACATTCCTGCTGCTGGACGTTTTGATTATTTTGCACAGCATTATATCTGGGTTCCGCTAGTATCCTTTATTGCGATTGCATTAGGAACTATGAGTGGTGGTTGGAAGATCATCAAAACAATGGGAACAAAGATTACTAAAGTAACTTCATTAGAAGGAGTAAGTGCAGAAACTGCAGGAGCTATTACTTTATTTATCACAGATCACTTTGGTATTCCTGTATCTACAACACACACGATCACAGGTTCTATCATCGGGGTTGGATTAACGAAAAGAATTTCAGCAGTAAGATGGGGTATTACAGTAAGCTTACTTTGGGCTTGGGTATTAACCATTCCAATCTCAGCCTTAGTGGCTGGTATTACTTACCTTGTTGTAACTTTCTTGTCTTAA